One segment of Nostoc piscinale CENA21 DNA contains the following:
- a CDS encoding TldD/PmbA family protein translates to MLTSTLLLSNQLPTLKYSSTTERFDETWEAPLATLLGLGRAAGADFIEFFLERRNYISCLAEDDAITSISPSLATGAGVRVFRGKADCYVSTNDLSFTGLKAALEKGLSILGLQLPAPYSFIPEINLELLRDYATKRGKDSWLGLCSSIREMGEVLLDGTAALNKKASHIQSRRATYFRDWQEVLVASSDGTFARDIRLTQSVGFNLLSADGANRASIGERAGNTSDANFLRTWDYTQAAEQIAESAGKMLYADYVESGTYPIIMANHFGGVIFHEACGHLLETTQIERNTTPFADKKGEKIAHESLTAWDEGRSDYAFGTIDMDDEGMPAQRTLLIEKGVLKNFLADRAGSWRTGHPRTGSGRRQNYTFAAASRMRNTYIATGEYTNEDLFASIDKGIYCKKMGGGSVGATGQFNFSVDEAYLIENGKITKPLKGAILIGEAKEIMNKISMCSQDLELAPGFCGSVSGSIYTTVGQPHIKVDSITVGGR, encoded by the coding sequence ATGCTTACAAGTACCCTACTTCTCTCGAACCAACTACCAACTTTAAAATACTCCTCCACAACAGAACGATTCGATGAAACATGGGAAGCCCCCCTGGCAACCCTTTTGGGACTAGGACGCGCCGCCGGTGCTGACTTCATCGAATTTTTCTTAGAGCGTCGCAACTACATTAGTTGTTTAGCAGAAGACGATGCCATCACCAGTATTTCACCAAGTTTGGCAACAGGCGCAGGCGTGAGAGTATTTCGTGGCAAAGCCGACTGCTACGTTAGTACCAACGACCTTTCCTTTACTGGGTTAAAAGCAGCTTTAGAAAAAGGACTTTCCATTTTAGGGTTACAGCTACCCGCCCCTTATTCCTTCATCCCAGAAATCAACCTGGAATTATTGCGCGACTACGCCACAAAAAGAGGTAAAGATAGCTGGTTAGGGCTGTGTAGTTCTATTCGCGAAATGGGCGAAGTTCTCTTAGATGGTACTGCGGCTCTGAACAAAAAAGCCAGCCATATCCAATCTCGCCGTGCCACTTATTTTAGAGATTGGCAAGAAGTTTTAGTTGCCTCTAGTGATGGCACCTTTGCCCGTGACATTCGCCTCACCCAATCAGTAGGATTTAACTTATTGTCTGCCGATGGTGCGAATCGTGCTTCTATCGGTGAGCGTGCAGGCAATACCAGCGATGCTAACTTCCTCAGAACTTGGGACTACACCCAAGCCGCCGAACAAATAGCTGAATCTGCTGGCAAAATGCTGTATGCAGATTATGTGGAATCTGGTACTTACCCCATCATCATGGCCAATCACTTTGGCGGCGTAATCTTCCACGAAGCCTGCGGACACTTGCTAGAAACCACCCAAATCGAGCGCAACACCACCCCCTTTGCTGATAAAAAAGGCGAAAAAATCGCCCACGAAAGTTTAACAGCTTGGGATGAAGGACGTTCTGATTATGCCTTCGGGACAATCGATATGGATGATGAAGGTATGCCAGCCCAAAGAACATTACTCATAGAAAAAGGCGTTCTCAAAAACTTCTTAGCAGATAGAGCAGGTTCTTGGCGCACCGGACACCCCAGAACAGGTAGCGGCCGCCGCCAAAATTATACCTTTGCTGCTGCCAGCCGGATGCGTAACACCTATATTGCCACTGGCGAATACACCAACGAAGATTTATTTGCTTCTATTGATAAAGGCATTTACTGTAAAAAAATGGGCGGCGGTAGTGTTGGCGCTACAGGTCAATTTAACTTTAGTGTTGATGAAGCTTACTTAATAGAAAATGGCAAAATTACCAAACCATTAAAAGGCGCAATTTTAATTGGTGAAGCCAAGGAAATTATGAATAAAATTTCCATGTGTTCTCAAGATTTAGAATTAGCCCCCGGTTTCTGCGGTTCTGTTAGCGGCAGTATCTACACCACAGTCGGACAACCACACATCAAAGTTGATTCTATCACCGTCGGTGGTCGTTAA
- a CDS encoding TetR/AcrR family transcriptional regulator, with amino-acid sequence MKKRQIEQDNPDRSAEKVDAILTGAIQEFLENGYAATTMDKVTAAAGVSKTTVYSYFQDKETLFAALVEQLVGEKCLPLLNPQDPEFHQGDPKIVLRRVAKGILDEVTCEPEFLGLIRLIIGESGRFPSLAQVFLKNIDKSGLDLISQYFAAHPELQLPDPQAAARIFIGTLVHFMITQHMLHGKEIMPMESDRLIDNLVKLITINLTPETELTDQYSGTRQKTPRRKRTSSGKFQTDYSSEPKQLRSIRLTDTAWEKLAELAAENNLSRSEMIEIFARQGFLEAGGRRQEAGGN; translated from the coding sequence ATAAAAAAAAGACAGATAGAGCAAGATAATCCAGACCGTTCAGCCGAGAAAGTCGATGCTATTCTCACTGGTGCAATCCAAGAATTTCTGGAAAATGGCTATGCAGCCACCACAATGGATAAAGTGACAGCCGCAGCCGGAGTCTCTAAAACAACCGTTTACAGCTATTTTCAGGATAAAGAAACATTATTTGCAGCATTAGTTGAGCAACTAGTAGGAGAAAAATGTCTACCATTGTTGAACCCCCAAGACCCAGAATTTCACCAAGGCGACCCTAAAATTGTGTTGCGTCGTGTAGCGAAGGGTATTTTAGATGAAGTTACTTGCGAACCAGAGTTCCTTGGCTTAATCAGATTGATTATTGGTGAATCTGGGCGATTTCCGTCACTAGCCCAAGTATTTCTCAAAAATATCGATAAATCTGGCTTAGATTTAATCAGTCAATATTTTGCTGCCCATCCAGAACTTCAATTACCTGACCCCCAGGCAGCTGCACGTATTTTTATTGGTACATTAGTTCATTTTATGATTACTCAGCACATGCTGCATGGTAAAGAGATTATGCCAATGGAGAGCGATCGCCTCATTGATAACTTAGTTAAATTAATCACCATTAATCTAACTCCTGAAACTGAACTTACAGATCAATATTCCGGTACAAGACAGAAAACACCAAGACGCAAACGTACATCCTCCGGTAAATTTCAAACAGATTACAGTTCAGAACCTAAACAGTTAAGGTCAATTAGACTCACAGATACAGCCTGGGAAAAACTCGCAGAATTAGCTGCTGAAAATAACCTTAGCCGCAGCGAAATGATTGAAATCTTCGCCCGTCAAGGCTTCTTGGAGGCAGGAGGCAGGAGGCAGGAGGCAGGAGGGAATTAA